From Pelosinus fermentans DSM 17108, the proteins below share one genomic window:
- a CDS encoding efflux RND transporter periplasmic adaptor subunit: MIEKLQAKKKMIIGVTAGVLVFGGGGYYYAAQHAKPTVDHTGHQTTTPVMAMGDTVTLDAKARQLSGVQTAQAVVKDIMKEIKTTGKLAMNESGRTYLTSRVEGRVDELYVTADGEYIAPGQAIAAVYSPTYIATQEEYLLTLENVQKLQNAGKDVVQINNRLRDAAKRKLQLLNVPDSEIAHLEHTRTPKDHMIIYAQFGGTVLEKQLLPGAFIMPGDKMYSLSDLSTLWLYIDIYEKDIAGIKLGQRVAVTSGAYPGEAFSGQVTFINPVLDDATRTVKVRVEMSNPGGRLKPNMFVNANVQLPLGDSVVIPESSILDSGSRKIVFVAQSEDTFVKRDVVTGQYADGYVQIFSGLQAGETVVTAATFLIDSQTKLGSFGSHAGHGGGAAKETSAPAPVNGTNSGAAAPAPASGSEHSGHGGQ; this comes from the coding sequence ATGATTGAAAAACTACAGGCTAAGAAGAAGATGATCATAGGTGTGACAGCGGGTGTTCTAGTATTTGGCGGTGGCGGTTACTATTATGCTGCGCAGCACGCAAAGCCGACTGTAGATCATACCGGTCATCAGACAACGACTCCGGTTATGGCTATGGGTGATACCGTTACCTTAGATGCCAAGGCTAGGCAATTGTCCGGAGTGCAAACGGCCCAGGCAGTCGTAAAAGATATTATGAAGGAAATTAAGACCACGGGCAAACTTGCTATGAATGAAAGTGGACGCACGTATCTTACCTCCCGGGTGGAAGGGCGGGTTGATGAACTATATGTGACTGCTGACGGCGAATATATTGCCCCGGGGCAGGCCATCGCCGCTGTATACAGTCCAACCTATATTGCGACCCAGGAAGAATATTTACTAACGCTGGAAAATGTGCAGAAGCTGCAAAACGCTGGCAAAGATGTAGTTCAGATCAATAATCGTCTGCGGGATGCGGCAAAGCGCAAACTACAGCTGTTAAATGTGCCAGACAGTGAGATTGCTCATCTGGAACATACCCGAACACCCAAGGATCATATGATCATCTATGCCCAGTTTGGCGGCACGGTTTTGGAAAAACAGCTGCTGCCAGGAGCATTCATTATGCCGGGGGATAAAATGTACAGTTTATCGGATTTATCCACTCTTTGGCTGTATATCGATATTTATGAAAAGGATATAGCAGGCATTAAACTAGGTCAAAGAGTTGCAGTGACCAGTGGTGCCTATCCGGGAGAAGCTTTTAGCGGACAAGTGACCTTTATTAATCCGGTGCTGGATGATGCCACCAGAACAGTGAAAGTTCGGGTGGAGATGAGTAATCCTGGGGGCAGGCTGAAGCCCAATATGTTTGTTAATGCCAATGTTCAACTGCCTTTAGGGGACAGCGTGGTGATACCGGAATCCAGCATATTAGACTCCGGCAGCCGTAAGATTGTTTTTGTCGCTCAAAGTGAAGATACATTTGTTAAACGGGATGTAGTCACGGGGCAATATGCTGATGGCTATGTTCAAATTTTCTCTGGACTGCAGGCAGGTGAAACAGTAGTCACAGCCGCCACTTTCCTCATTGATTCCCAAACGAAATTAGGCAGCTTTGGCTCTCATGCCGGTCACGGTGGCGGGGCCGCTAAAGAGACGAGCGCACCAGCACCTGTGAATGGTACAAATAGCGGCGCGGCTGCTCCGGCACCTGCTTCCGGGAGTGAACACAGCGGCCATGGTGGTCAGTAA
- a CDS encoding efflux RND transporter permease subunit has translation MLNQLIEFSLKNRVIILVLSALVIVWGIFVVRDTPIDAFPDLSENQVLVSADWMGRGPQEIQDQVTYPLETALRGLPKVKEVRSASSFGMSLITVIFEDGVEPYFARQVVNEKVQQAIPQLPRGVQPALGPVSTPMGQVFMYTIESDRHNLADLRTVEDFTIKQQLSAVPGVAEVASIGGYVMQYQINLDPHLLQNYRITFNQVFGALGANNANIGAKVVEQNGQEFIIRGLGLIQSPDDIKNIVISQNNNVPIYIKDVANVTAGPDFRRGVLTKSGYEAAGGIVIQRMGENTLDVIDQVKSKIAEIEPSLPEGMRIVPFYDQTDLVKKAVNTLTRALIEEFILVSIIVILFLGNVRSSLIVTSAIPIGILIALIAMKQIHLSANLMSLGGIAIGIGVMTDAAIVMVENIYRHLAEDGGRRSIVDVTLEAAKEVAAPIFFSITIIIVTFLPVFTMTGTEGKMYTPMAWAKSFAMSGSLLLAFTLVPVLCTLLLKGKIQEKDTWIVAKLHRWYVPTLKSVLKHSKITISIAVVVMLAGFSLLPFIGTTFMPELDEGTFLVMPTMLPSVSLTEALEAAKTMDKVIMDIPEIDMSVGKVGRAESAMDPAPISMIETIVTLKPKEQWRDGMTKQKIEQEMMVKLANMPGLNFAFTQPIAGRLSMLTTGVRTELGIKLYGEDLQVLQQKAFDIEKALAAVPGVSDLLAERVFGASYLEIQVNREKAARYGLNIADVEDAIELAVGGKNATTTIEGRKRFNVLVRYNRENRESIDAMENILIPVTTGGASAKSSGGMDPGMGGGATAAAAPASGAYVQLGEVAQFQVVDGPSMISSENGVYRMIVQMNTRGRDVVSFVNEANQVIKEKVDLPPGYSLKWTGQYENQQRAKDRLSLVVPAVIVLTFFLLYMTFKSASDAFLILMNIPFSLVGGIVAMYVTGTYMTVAAAVGFIALFGIAVQNGVIMVTYIKHLRDHRTLEEAITEGAFTRLRPVMITALVASLGLFPLLFATGTGAEVQRPMATVVVGGLVTSTILTLIVLPCIYLVWNQWQERRNSAISSKSHTTE, from the coding sequence ATGCTGAATCAATTAATCGAATTTTCCTTGAAAAACCGCGTGATTATTCTGGTATTATCTGCACTAGTCATTGTCTGGGGAATCTTCGTTGTACGGGATACCCCCATCGATGCTTTTCCTGATCTGAGTGAAAATCAGGTGCTTGTCTCGGCAGACTGGATGGGGCGTGGACCTCAGGAAATCCAGGACCAAGTCACGTATCCATTAGAGACTGCCTTGCGTGGGCTGCCTAAGGTGAAAGAAGTGCGCTCGGCTTCCTCATTCGGGATGTCGCTTATAACCGTCATCTTTGAAGACGGTGTAGAGCCTTACTTTGCCCGTCAAGTCGTAAATGAAAAAGTCCAGCAAGCCATTCCTCAATTGCCCCGGGGTGTGCAGCCAGCCTTAGGACCAGTCAGCACGCCGATGGGGCAGGTATTCATGTATACCATAGAAAGCGATCGTCATAATCTGGCAGATCTGCGTACGGTTGAGGATTTTACCATCAAGCAGCAGCTCAGTGCGGTGCCGGGAGTTGCGGAAGTGGCCAGCATCGGCGGTTATGTGATGCAGTATCAAATCAATCTTGATCCTCATCTTCTGCAAAACTACCGGATTACTTTCAACCAGGTATTTGGTGCTCTTGGTGCCAACAACGCTAATATTGGTGCGAAGGTTGTCGAGCAAAACGGTCAGGAATTTATTATTCGCGGGTTGGGATTAATCCAATCTCCAGATGATATTAAGAATATTGTGATCTCGCAAAATAACAATGTACCCATTTACATCAAGGATGTAGCCAACGTAACTGCTGGACCGGATTTTCGCCGGGGCGTGCTAACCAAATCTGGTTATGAAGCGGCTGGAGGGATTGTGATTCAGCGCATGGGCGAAAACACCCTGGACGTGATTGATCAGGTGAAATCCAAGATTGCTGAAATCGAGCCGTCATTACCGGAAGGTATGCGGATTGTACCATTTTATGACCAGACGGATCTGGTAAAAAAAGCAGTCAATACGCTGACCCGGGCATTAATTGAAGAATTTATTTTAGTCTCTATCATTGTCATTCTCTTTTTAGGGAATGTCCGGTCCAGCCTGATCGTGACCAGTGCCATTCCCATTGGTATTTTGATTGCGCTGATTGCCATGAAACAAATTCATCTGTCGGCTAACCTAATGTCTCTTGGCGGCATTGCCATTGGAATTGGTGTCATGACAGATGCTGCGATTGTTATGGTGGAAAATATTTATCGCCATTTGGCGGAGGACGGCGGGCGGCGCAGCATTGTGGATGTGACCCTGGAAGCGGCAAAGGAAGTAGCCGCACCTATCTTCTTTTCCATTACGATTATCATTGTTACCTTCCTGCCCGTATTTACGATGACTGGGACAGAGGGCAAGATGTATACCCCAATGGCCTGGGCGAAATCCTTTGCCATGAGCGGGTCACTGCTGCTGGCTTTCACTTTGGTGCCTGTGTTGTGCACTTTGCTGCTCAAAGGGAAAATTCAGGAAAAGGATACCTGGATTGTTGCCAAACTGCATCGATGGTATGTACCGACTTTGAAATCAGTACTAAAACACAGTAAAATCACGATTAGTATCGCCGTCGTCGTAATGCTGGCCGGATTTTCTCTGCTGCCTTTCATTGGCACTACCTTCATGCCGGAATTGGATGAAGGAACGTTTCTGGTCATGCCGACCATGCTGCCCAGCGTGTCCTTAACTGAGGCGCTTGAAGCGGCTAAAACCATGGATAAAGTCATCATGGATATCCCGGAAATCGACATGTCTGTAGGGAAGGTTGGTCGTGCTGAGTCGGCTATGGACCCGGCACCGATTAGTATGATTGAAACGATTGTCACACTAAAACCGAAAGAGCAATGGCGGGACGGCATGACAAAACAAAAAATTGAACAAGAAATGATGGTTAAACTTGCCAATATGCCTGGGCTTAATTTTGCCTTTACCCAGCCTATTGCCGGACGGTTGTCCATGCTGACAACGGGAGTTCGTACGGAACTAGGTATTAAACTTTATGGAGAAGACCTGCAGGTACTGCAGCAAAAAGCCTTCGATATTGAAAAGGCACTGGCTGCTGTGCCAGGAGTCAGTGATCTGCTGGCGGAACGAGTTTTTGGCGCTTCCTATCTAGAGATTCAAGTTAACCGGGAAAAAGCGGCCCGATATGGTCTTAACATTGCTGATGTGGAGGATGCCATTGAATTGGCAGTAGGAGGTAAAAATGCCACTACTACCATTGAAGGACGCAAGCGCTTTAACGTCCTGGTGCGTTACAATCGGGAAAATCGGGAATCCATTGATGCAATGGAGAATATTCTCATTCCAGTAACGACTGGCGGTGCGTCGGCAAAAAGCAGCGGCGGAATGGACCCGGGTATGGGTGGCGGCGCAACTGCTGCAGCGGCACCGGCTAGCGGTGCTTATGTACAGCTTGGTGAAGTAGCCCAGTTCCAGGTCGTGGACGGTCCATCGATGATCAGCAGTGAAAATGGGGTCTATCGAATGATTGTTCAGATGAATACCCGGGGACGGGATGTGGTAAGTTTTGTGAATGAGGCCAACCAAGTCATTAAGGAAAAAGTCGACTTGCCTCCGGGTTATTCTTTAAAGTGGACTGGTCAGTATGAAAATCAGCAGCGGGCGAAAGATCGACTTTCTTTAGTAGTGCCGGCGGTTATCGTACTCACATTCTTCTTGCTTTATATGACCTTTAAGTCTGCCAGCGATGCTTTCCTCATTTTGATGAACATTCCCTTCTCTTTAGTGGGTGGTATTGTAGCTATGTATGTTACTGGCACCTACATGACAGTAGCTGCAGCTGTCGGTTTTATTGCTCTCTTTGGAATTGCTGTGCAAAATGGGGTCATCATGGTTACCTATATTAAACATCTGCGGGATCACCGAACCTTGGAAGAAGCTATCACCGAGGGTGCATTTACCCGCTTGCGCCCGGTTATGATTACCGCATTGGTTGCGAGTTTAGGATTATTTCCATTACTCTTTGCCACAGGGACTGGTGCCGAGGTACAGCGGCCAATGGCTACCGTTGTTGTTGGGGGATTGGTTACTTCCACCATATTGACATTGATCGTGCTGCCTTGCATCTATCTGGTGTGGAACCAATGGCAAGAGCGCAGGAATTCAGCTATTTCTAGCAAATCCCATACTACTGAGTAG
- a CDS encoding C40 family peptidase, with protein MKKWIALLCIGIVFNSTGVVQASPISGYSQFMQSLDSIVAGAVMPIADEQHLAARSSISPMVLPGQAARLLAVASGMLGQSVVWGGASPAQGFDCSGLVQYVYRQGGINLPRTADLQFLVGRSVPPASLQPGDLVYFTTYEPGASHVGIFIGRDKFIHTSFSKGVVAIGDMNDSYFVQRYYGAKRVL; from the coding sequence ATGAAAAAATGGATAGCTTTACTATGTATCGGAATTGTTTTTAATAGCACAGGAGTGGTTCAGGCTTCTCCAATCTCTGGCTATAGCCAGTTTATGCAGTCACTGGATTCCATAGTAGCAGGTGCTGTTATGCCGATAGCGGATGAGCAGCACCTGGCAGCTCGATCTTCGATTTCACCTATGGTGCTGCCGGGTCAAGCAGCACGACTATTGGCTGTTGCCAGTGGCATGCTTGGCCAGTCGGTAGTGTGGGGAGGAGCTTCACCAGCCCAGGGGTTTGACTGCTCCGGATTGGTGCAATATGTGTACCGGCAAGGGGGAATCAATTTGCCTCGTACTGCCGATCTACAGTTTTTAGTTGGCAGAAGCGTGCCGCCAGCTTCCCTGCAGCCAGGAGATTTAGTGTATTTTACTACCTATGAACCAGGCGCATCTCATGTAGGAATTTTTATCGGCAGGGACAAATTTATTCATACCTCTTTTTCAAAAGGTGTCGTCGCCATTGGTGACATGAATGATTCTTATTTTGTGCAGCGCTATTATGGTGCAAAGCGTGTGCTCTAA
- the rnk gene encoding nucleoside diphosphate kinase regulator, translating to MNSANFIIKELLTISKEIFITNLDKKKLQRLIVLEEEFQPGNKDYLDDLTYELERAVVTQPEEIPADVITMHSQVVLKDLDNDEELIYTLVYPDEANIAEDKISVLAPIGTAILGYRVGDTLDWKIPNGILRLKVDKILFQPESSGNFEL from the coding sequence ATTAATTCTGCAAATTTTATTATAAAGGAGCTGCTAACCATTTCAAAAGAAATTTTTATTACTAATTTGGACAAGAAGAAACTGCAAAGGCTAATTGTATTGGAAGAGGAATTTCAGCCAGGTAATAAAGACTACCTGGACGATCTGACCTATGAGCTGGAACGAGCAGTTGTCACACAGCCGGAAGAGATTCCTGCCGATGTCATCACAATGCATTCTCAGGTAGTATTAAAAGATTTGGATAATGATGAAGAATTGATCTATACCTTGGTGTACCCGGATGAAGCTAATATAGCCGAAGATAAAATTTCAGTATTGGCACCTATCGGGACAGCGATCTTAGGATACCGGGTCGGGGATACACTGGATTGGAAAATTCCCAACGGCATCTTAAGGTTGAAAGTGGATAAAATTCTTTTCCAACCTGAGTCTAGCGGTAATTTTGAACTATAA
- a CDS encoding DUF5665 domain-containing protein, which yields MELKKGNVPLVGPEIEKLDLVNRAESCAITLQKLVHHLEAIRITEYLEMLEKPKKIIINNFLAGIARGLGMAVGASVIFAITIEMLRRFVLFNMFGLGSFMAEFMKIIDAQK from the coding sequence ATGGAATTGAAGAAAGGGAATGTGCCTTTAGTAGGTCCGGAGATCGAAAAGCTAGATCTTGTGAATCGGGCAGAATCTTGTGCTATTACATTACAAAAATTGGTACATCATTTAGAAGCCATACGCATTACTGAGTATTTAGAAATGTTAGAAAAACCCAAGAAAATCATTATAAATAATTTTCTGGCGGGGATTGCGCGAGGGTTGGGGATGGCTGTAGGAGCCAGTGTAATCTTTGCTATCACAATTGAAATGCTGCGAAGGTTTGTATTGTTTAATATGTTTGGACTGGGAAGCTTCATGGCAGAATTTATGAAAATAATTGATGCACAAAAGTGA
- a CDS encoding type II asparaginase: MKKNIVIIGTGGTIAGKASSATETLHYTSAILSVNSLIHEIPEIHKIVHVTGEQLSQIDSCDMTCGIWLQLAARVNELLASNKVDGIVITHGTDTLEETAYFLNLVIQSQKPVVLVGAMRPVTAMSADGPMNLYNAVTLAANDKSIGKGVLVALNDTVNCSREVTKTNTMLQDSFQAPDLGYLGYIQGGIPYFYRLPARRHTLCSEFDCRGITDLPKVEIIYGYVDSSPIIAEAAVKAGAKGLIYAGLGNGNMSQDIRKGLINIEKQGVVIVRSTRVSSGIVTRNGAVHDDEYHFVVSDTLSPQKARILLMLALLTTNDPVEIQRMFWEY; encoded by the coding sequence ATGAAAAAAAATATTGTAATCATCGGTACAGGAGGTACTATTGCTGGCAAAGCTTCTTCTGCAACGGAGACATTGCATTATACTTCGGCGATTCTATCTGTGAATAGTCTGATTCACGAAATTCCAGAAATCCATAAGATTGTCCATGTTACAGGAGAGCAGCTTTCGCAAATTGACAGCTGTGATATGACCTGTGGTATATGGCTGCAATTAGCAGCACGTGTGAATGAACTGTTAGCGTCTAATAAAGTGGATGGAATCGTTATTACTCATGGCACTGATACGTTAGAGGAAACCGCATATTTTTTGAATTTGGTAATCCAAAGCCAGAAACCAGTAGTACTGGTTGGTGCTATGCGGCCTGTTACTGCCATGAGTGCTGATGGTCCGATGAATCTTTATAATGCAGTTACTCTTGCAGCCAATGATAAATCCATTGGTAAAGGCGTGCTGGTTGCTCTAAATGATACCGTGAATTGCAGCCGCGAAGTTACCAAAACAAATACGATGCTGCAGGATAGTTTTCAAGCTCCAGATTTGGGATATCTGGGGTATATACAGGGCGGAATTCCTTATTTTTATCGACTTCCAGCACGGAGGCATACACTATGCTCAGAATTTGATTGTAGAGGAATCACTGATCTGCCTAAAGTTGAAATTATTTACGGCTATGTTGACAGCAGTCCGATCATAGCAGAAGCCGCAGTAAAAGCTGGGGCAAAAGGGCTTATTTATGCCGGATTAGGCAATGGAAATATGTCTCAAGATATAAGAAAAGGACTCATCAATATTGAAAAACAAGGTGTTGTTATTGTTAGGAGTACCCGTGTAAGCAGCGGCATCGTGACCCGCAATGGAGCGGTGCATGATGATGAATATCATTTTGTCGTATCCGATACCTTAAGTCCGCAAAAAGCAAGGATACTTCTTATGCTGGCTTTGCTTACCACCAATGATCCCGTGGAAATACAAAGAATGTTTTGGGAGTATTAA
- a CDS encoding GGDEF domain-containing protein has product MKDFYYDTTTPLRRNYILSSPLVIAVIVFFLAAAFATGIIWQLEQDRIKFARVRAYEIVSGYADSIRHTNESSFAITLSQLEKQGFSYELWRIHSDTKQKEIIVASTPILMGDPVERTVQVSNITWILSVTPINGWDDPYGLSLKMLTGLIFSILVAWLAKLIIDLKRYKAELECLAFFDTLTGLPNRRLLYDRLNQAIAQSKRDKRILAVRYLDLDNFKLVNDTLGHESGDCLLIEVTKRFRSCLREQDTLARIGGDEFVLLLQNLEEANQYKAVLERILRSAADPIILGDQHVMASISIGVTLYPQDAGDPATLLQHADEAMYQAKRDGKGKICLFDKENSTFKKC; this is encoded by the coding sequence ATGAAAGACTTTTATTATGATACGACAACTCCTTTACGCAGAAATTATATATTGTCCAGTCCCCTAGTCATCGCGGTCATAGTCTTTTTTCTGGCCGCTGCTTTTGCAACCGGGATCATTTGGCAGCTGGAACAAGATCGTATTAAATTTGCCAGAGTGCGTGCCTATGAGATAGTAAGTGGCTATGCAGATTCAATTAGACACACCAACGAAAGTAGCTTCGCCATCACTCTTTCGCAGCTGGAAAAACAAGGATTTTCCTATGAACTTTGGCGCATCCATTCAGACACAAAGCAAAAAGAGATTATTGTTGCATCTACACCTATTTTAATGGGGGACCCCGTAGAAAGAACTGTGCAAGTATCTAACATAACATGGATACTTAGCGTAACTCCCATCAATGGTTGGGATGATCCTTATGGACTGTCTTTAAAGATGCTGACGGGGCTGATTTTTAGCATATTAGTGGCATGGTTAGCTAAGTTGATCATTGATTTGAAAAGATACAAGGCAGAGCTGGAGTGTCTTGCCTTTTTTGATACGTTAACAGGTCTTCCCAATCGACGTTTATTATATGACCGTCTTAACCAGGCTATCGCCCAGAGTAAGCGAGATAAGAGAATCTTGGCTGTCCGTTATTTAGATCTGGATAATTTTAAATTGGTCAATGATACCTTAGGCCATGAGAGTGGTGATTGTTTGCTAATCGAGGTAACAAAGCGTTTTAGATCCTGCCTGCGAGAGCAGGATACATTAGCACGGATCGGTGGCGATGAATTTGTGCTCCTTTTGCAGAATCTAGAAGAAGCAAATCAGTATAAAGCGGTATTGGAACGTATCTTGAGATCTGCTGCTGACCCGATTATCTTAGGTGATCAACATGTGATGGCATCCATCAGCATCGGTGTTACTTTATATCCCCAGGATGCCGGTGATCCTGCAACCTTATTACAGCACGCCGATGAAGCGATGTATCAGGCAAAACGAGACGGCAAGGGAAAAATCTGCTTGTTTGACAAAGAAAATTCTACATTCAAGAAGTGCTAG